A section of the Mycobacterium sp. 3519A genome encodes:
- a CDS encoding MCE family protein, translating to MKPVSERNLGVVGAVGVGVTVGVIAAALQFDKLPIWNSKATYSAYFAEAGGLQTGEDVQIAGYKVGKVSDIDLQGARVLVTFDVTKDIHLGDRTEAAVKTKSLLGVKVLEITPRGTNTLQQTIPLERTTPAYELTDALQSLSNTVDAVNSDALNASLSTLANEFAQTPPQLRLAVDGVSRFSKTLAERDESLRQLLTNARRSIGVLAERSDHVVRLIADSNALLHQLQLESAALDRISADISAFAEQLRGFIQDNHQQLPAALDKVNAVLAIVDGRKDKVQEAIKKVAPYMLALGEAVSAGPFFKPYLANLLPGQFIQPFVDAAFSDLGLDPNVLAPSQLTDPQTGQPGTPALPVPYPRTGQGGEPNLTLPDAITGHPGDPRYPYRPPLPAPPPGGPPPGAPGPGVASSPPTSPETGAALTPSPAPPDAQAGQ from the coding sequence ATGAAGCCCGTATCGGAACGCAATCTCGGAGTCGTCGGCGCAGTCGGCGTCGGAGTCACCGTCGGTGTGATAGCGGCGGCGCTGCAGTTCGACAAGCTGCCCATCTGGAACTCCAAAGCCACCTATTCGGCCTACTTCGCCGAGGCGGGTGGCTTACAGACCGGCGAGGACGTCCAAATCGCGGGATACAAAGTCGGCAAGGTGTCCGACATCGACCTGCAGGGAGCACGCGTGCTTGTCACCTTCGACGTCACCAAGGACATCCATCTCGGCGACCGCACAGAAGCCGCGGTCAAGACCAAAAGCCTTCTCGGGGTGAAGGTCCTGGAGATCACCCCGCGCGGCACTAACACGCTGCAGCAGACCATCCCGCTCGAGCGCACCACACCCGCCTACGAACTGACCGACGCGCTGCAGTCACTGTCGAACACCGTCGATGCCGTGAACAGTGACGCACTCAATGCGTCACTGTCGACGCTGGCCAACGAGTTCGCCCAGACCCCACCGCAACTGCGACTGGCCGTCGACGGTGTCTCGCGCTTCTCCAAGACGCTGGCCGAACGCGACGAGTCCCTGCGTCAATTGCTCACCAACGCGCGCCGATCCATCGGCGTCCTCGCCGAGCGCAGCGACCATGTGGTCCGGCTGATCGCTGACTCCAACGCGCTGCTGCACCAACTGCAGCTTGAATCCGCCGCACTCGACCGGATCTCAGCAGACATCTCCGCTTTCGCCGAGCAGCTGCGCGGCTTCATCCAGGACAACCACCAGCAGCTGCCAGCGGCCCTTGACAAGGTCAACGCTGTCCTGGCGATCGTGGACGGCCGCAAAGACAAAGTGCAGGAGGCGATCAAGAAGGTCGCGCCCTACATGCTGGCGCTGGGGGAGGCGGTCTCGGCGGGTCCCTTCTTCAAGCCGTACCTGGCCAACCTGCTGCCTGGTCAATTCATTCAGCCCTTCGTCGACGCCGCATTCTCCGACCTTGGACTCGACCCCAACGTACTGGCGCCCTCGCAGCTCACCGATCCTCAGACGGGGCAGCCGGGCACACCGGCGCTGCCGGTGCCCTATCCGCGCACCGGACAGGGCGGGGAGCCGAACCTCACCTTGCCCGACGCGATCACGGGACATCCGGGCGACCCGAGATATCCGTACAGACCGCCGCTGCCGGCTCCGCCCCCGGGTGGCCCCCCGCCGGGCGCGCCGGGACCCGGGGTCGCGTCGTCACCACCGACATCCCCCGAGACGGGCGCCGCGCTCACCCCTTCGCCGGCGCCGCCCGACGCACAGGCCGGACAGTGA
- a CDS encoding MCE family protein, whose amino-acid sequence MTRSPTRRVLCVVFAVLLAGGLVAATRAQPVNSRTRITAYFSNSNGIYPGDEVLILGVKVGQIDTIEPQPTRAKITFWVDAKYKVPADAGAVIISPQLVTARAIQLVPAYTTGPALGDNAVIAQDRTAVPVEFDDVRKQLQKLSDALAPTQPDGTSPLGSLLNTAADNLRGQGNSIHQAVLELSRALSALGGHSNDIFSSAKDLALLVSALQSSAELMRQLNANFASVTAALADDPDEVGKAVADIDSSTADLAAFISANKEALGSTSDKLTSVSSALVASLDDVKQILHVAPNVLQNLSNVYSPAHDSLTGVLAANNFANPIDFICGAVQAASRLGAEQSAKLCTQYLAPIVKNRQYNFPPLGLNPFVGVMARPNELTYSEDWLRPDYQPAPLAAEAPMPNPPLMTDPADGLPGIMVAPTGSGS is encoded by the coding sequence ATGACACGGTCCCCTACCCGACGTGTCCTCTGCGTCGTCTTCGCAGTCCTGCTGGCAGGCGGACTTGTCGCGGCGACGCGAGCGCAACCGGTCAATTCGCGCACCCGAATCACCGCCTATTTCAGCAACAGCAACGGCATCTATCCCGGTGACGAGGTGCTGATCCTGGGCGTGAAGGTCGGCCAGATCGACACCATCGAGCCGCAGCCCACCCGAGCCAAGATCACTTTTTGGGTCGATGCCAAATACAAAGTGCCGGCCGACGCCGGCGCCGTGATCATCTCCCCGCAGCTGGTGACCGCGCGAGCGATTCAGCTTGTGCCCGCTTATACGACCGGCCCCGCACTCGGCGACAACGCCGTCATCGCCCAGGACCGCACCGCCGTGCCGGTCGAATTCGACGACGTTCGCAAGCAGCTACAAAAGCTCTCCGACGCCCTCGCGCCGACACAGCCCGACGGCACCAGCCCGCTCGGCAGCCTCCTCAACACCGCAGCTGACAATCTGCGTGGGCAAGGCAACAGCATCCACCAGGCAGTGCTAGAGCTCTCACGCGCGCTATCAGCACTGGGCGGCCACAGCAACGACATCTTCAGCAGCGCCAAAGATTTGGCCCTCCTGGTTTCTGCGCTGCAGTCAAGCGCGGAGTTGATGCGCCAACTCAACGCGAACTTCGCCTCGGTAACCGCCGCGCTGGCGGACGACCCCGACGAGGTGGGCAAGGCCGTCGCCGACATCGACTCCTCGACTGCCGATCTCGCGGCGTTCATCAGCGCCAACAAAGAGGCGTTGGGCAGCACCTCGGACAAACTGACGTCAGTGAGCAGCGCGCTGGTGGCCAGTCTCGACGACGTCAAACAAATCCTGCATGTCGCGCCCAACGTGCTGCAGAATCTCAGCAACGTCTACTCCCCGGCACACGATTCCCTGACCGGCGTCTTGGCCGCCAACAACTTCGCCAACCCGATCGACTTCATCTGCGGTGCGGTACAAGCCGCCTCGCGGCTGGGGGCCGAGCAGTCAGCCAAACTGTGCACACAGTATCTGGCCCCTATCGTGAAGAACCGCCAGTACAACTTTCCGCCTCTGGGACTCAACCCGTTCGTCGGTGTGATGGCGCGGCCCAACGAGTTGACCTACAGCGAGGACTGGCTGCGACCCGACTACCAGCCGGCTCCGCTGGCCGCCGAGGCGCCGATGCCCAACCCGCCCCTGATGACCGATCCGGCAGACGGCCTGCCGGGAATCATGGTGGCGCCCACCGGAAGTGGGTCATAG
- a CDS encoding MCE family protein, which yields MTKRRFRAAVTVAGLVALSASGCGWRGLNSLPMPGTHGWGKGSYEVLVQLPDVTNLQPNSRVRVDDVNVGTVSSIARQGWHALVTVRLDGDVDLPANSTAKLAQTSLFGSLHIELSPPTDAPPQGRLHNGSVVTLSNAATYPSTEQTLAALSLVLNGGGLGQVQDITAALSTAFAGREGDMRGLIDQLNEFSGRLDDQKDDIIAASESLNRLAGQFASQKPLLDRAIQLIPDALQVLSERRDELADAAAKFGQVSAITADTVDKTRDDLVAETATLGPVLSSLADAGPALTRSLSLFSTFPWPKENIDKWYRGDYANMTLILDLTLSRLDRNLFTGTRFEGDLTELEMQWGRTIGQAPSPAANGNPLTVPYRFDQGP from the coding sequence GTGACCAAACGTCGATTTCGCGCTGCGGTGACAGTCGCCGGACTCGTCGCGCTCAGCGCCAGCGGCTGCGGCTGGCGTGGACTGAACTCGCTACCGATGCCCGGCACCCACGGCTGGGGTAAGGGGTCATACGAGGTTCTGGTGCAGCTGCCCGATGTCACTAATCTGCAGCCGAACTCCCGCGTACGCGTCGACGATGTCAACGTCGGAACCGTGAGTAGCATCGCCCGGCAGGGATGGCATGCGCTGGTCACTGTCCGGTTGGACGGCGACGTCGACCTGCCCGCCAACAGCACCGCGAAGTTGGCCCAGACAAGTCTGTTCGGGTCGTTGCACATCGAGCTGAGCCCACCCACCGACGCGCCGCCACAGGGGCGATTGCACAACGGCTCGGTGGTCACACTGTCCAACGCCGCCACCTACCCCAGCACCGAACAAACGCTTGCCGCACTGTCGTTGGTGCTCAATGGGGGCGGACTCGGCCAGGTGCAGGACATCACCGCCGCGTTGAGCACGGCCTTCGCCGGGCGGGAAGGCGACATGCGCGGACTCATCGATCAGCTCAACGAGTTCAGCGGCCGCCTCGACGACCAGAAAGACGACATCATCGCGGCAAGTGAGAGCCTCAACCGGCTGGCAGGACAGTTCGCGTCGCAGAAACCACTGCTCGACAGGGCAATTCAATTGATCCCCGACGCGTTGCAGGTGTTATCCGAGCGTCGTGACGAGCTTGCCGACGCCGCCGCCAAATTCGGCCAGGTCAGTGCCATCACCGCAGACACAGTCGATAAGACGAGAGACGACCTCGTGGCCGAGACCGCCACCCTGGGGCCGGTGTTGAGTTCACTGGCTGACGCCGGCCCCGCGTTGACCCGGTCGCTGAGCCTGTTCTCCACCTTCCCCTGGCCCAAAGAGAATATCGACAAGTGGTATCGCGGCGACTACGCGAACATGACGCTGATCCTCGACCTCACCCTGAGCCGACTCGATCGCAACCTGTTCACCGGCACCCGCTTCGAGGGCGATCTCACCGAGCTGGAAATGCAGTGGGGACGCACCATCGGTCAGGCGCCTAGCCCGGCTGCGAACGGCAACCCGCTCACCGTGCCGTATCGCTTCGACCAAGGACCCTAG
- a CDS encoding MCE family protein: protein MYLTAKIKVKLAAFAAVSVAFLAVLAFGYADLPAHWFGIGRYEVTLDLGQSAGLYSGSVVNYRGSQVGRVTDVSLTSAGVQAKLSLTSGIPIPVDLRAEVHSVTALGEQYVELLPGSDDPVSLKDGDVIAVDQTSVPADINTLLESTNRGLEAIPEDNLSTVIDESYAAVGGLGPELSRIVDGSTKLAIDASRNLDPLVTLIEQAKPILDSQADSSDDIAAWANHLADVSGQLAEHDASVSAVLDHAPGALDEGRALFGRVQPTIETLLANLVSVGQVAVDYHSSLEQSLVLLPQNVAELQGILLPNLNTKQAYKGVYLDLGLNLNLPPVCSTGFLPPQQRRSSAMVDSPDRPAGDLYCRVPQDSPFNVRGARNYPCQTRPGKRAPTVKLCESDESYVPLNDGYNWKGDPNATLSGQDVPQRAPGALPEGPDAQQGSNPAPTAADIDPGATDYVAPDGTVHSRSDMPGTAKSGQTWQQMLLPPTG, encoded by the coding sequence ATGTATCTGACGGCGAAGATCAAGGTCAAACTGGCGGCGTTCGCCGCGGTGTCCGTGGCGTTTCTGGCTGTCCTCGCGTTCGGCTACGCCGACCTGCCGGCCCACTGGTTCGGAATAGGGCGCTACGAGGTGACTTTGGACCTCGGTCAGTCAGCCGGACTCTATTCAGGCAGTGTGGTGAATTATCGGGGATCGCAGGTGGGCCGTGTCACCGACGTGTCACTGACCTCCGCCGGCGTCCAAGCCAAACTGTCGTTGACCTCCGGGATCCCCATTCCCGTTGACTTGCGTGCCGAGGTGCACAGTGTCACCGCTCTCGGCGAGCAGTACGTCGAACTGCTGCCGGGCAGCGATGACCCGGTATCGCTGAAAGACGGTGATGTCATCGCCGTGGACCAGACGAGCGTCCCCGCCGACATCAACACACTGTTGGAGTCCACCAACCGCGGACTAGAGGCGATACCCGAAGACAATCTGTCGACCGTCATCGACGAGAGTTATGCGGCGGTCGGTGGACTCGGTCCAGAGCTGTCGCGAATCGTCGACGGATCGACGAAACTGGCGATCGACGCGAGCAGAAACCTGGATCCGCTGGTGACGCTGATCGAGCAGGCGAAGCCAATTCTTGACTCTCAGGCCGACTCGTCCGACGACATCGCCGCATGGGCCAACCACCTTGCCGACGTCAGCGGTCAACTCGCCGAGCACGACGCTTCTGTCTCCGCTGTTCTCGACCATGCTCCGGGTGCCCTTGACGAGGGCCGCGCGCTGTTCGGACGTGTGCAGCCCACCATCGAAACCCTTCTGGCCAACCTCGTCAGCGTCGGCCAGGTTGCGGTGGACTATCACTCTTCTCTGGAGCAGTCGTTGGTTCTGCTGCCGCAGAACGTCGCCGAACTGCAGGGGATTCTGCTTCCCAACCTGAACACCAAACAGGCGTACAAAGGTGTCTATCTCGACCTCGGGCTGAACCTGAACTTGCCGCCAGTGTGCTCGACGGGTTTTCTGCCGCCACAGCAGCGGCGCTCCTCGGCGATGGTTGACAGCCCGGACCGGCCGGCCGGTGATCTGTACTGCCGAGTTCCGCAGGACTCGCCGTTCAATGTGCGCGGCGCCCGCAACTACCCCTGCCAGACCCGGCCCGGCAAGCGTGCCCCGACGGTGAAGCTGTGCGAAAGCGATGAAAGCTACGTGCCGCTCAACGACGGCTACAACTGGAAGGGTGACCCCAACGCCACGCTGTCGGGCCAGGACGTACCTCAGCGTGCCCCCGGAGCCTTACCTGAAGGGCCTGACGCTCAACAGGGTTCGAATCCGGCACCGACGGCCGCCGACATCGATCCCGGCGCTACTGACTACGTGGCCCCCGACGGCACCGTCCACAGCCGGTCCGACATGCCCGGAACCGCCAAGAGCGGACAGACCTGGCAGCAGATGTTGCTGCCGCCCACAGGTTGA
- a CDS encoding nuclear transport factor 2 family protein — MTDHGERVDAIFGAFAAADFDRIREQFSADFTIWHNNGSGEQDLEETIASLRTLHSLFEQFTFVVRHRMVVRDEVFQIHALEGTLVDGVRFTLDAAVYLRFVDGQLIRMEEFYDPAVVDGLLERRPS; from the coding sequence ATGACAGATCACGGCGAGCGGGTAGATGCGATCTTCGGCGCGTTCGCCGCCGCCGATTTCGACCGGATTCGAGAGCAGTTCTCTGCCGACTTCACAATCTGGCACAACAACGGGTCGGGCGAGCAGGACCTCGAGGAGACCATCGCCAGCCTGCGGACACTGCATTCTCTGTTCGAACAATTCACCTTCGTGGTGCGGCATCGGATGGTCGTCCGCGACGAGGTTTTTCAGATACATGCATTGGAGGGGACACTGGTCGACGGCGTGCGCTTTACTCTCGATGCCGCCGTGTACCTGCGGTTCGTCGACGGTCAACTGATTCGGATGGAGGAGTTCTACGACCCGGCGGTCGTGGACGGTCTGTTGGAACGCCGGCCATCCTGA
- a CDS encoding SAM-dependent methyltransferase, which yields MTRTEHDSWDLRSSVGTAATMVAAARAIASRQPQSIINDPWAAPLVEAVGITPLTRMVELGMPPADDTLAPEKRLQPMIDSFAVRTRFFDEFFVGATGAGIRQVVILAAGLDARAYRLWWPPKTVIYEVDLPSVLSLKADVFSRLGVKPAVEHRRVSCDLREDWAKVLCQSGFDRSEPTAWSAEELLVHRPTEWQERLFDSITDLSAVGSRLCTEYHAESSGEDVRRTRISARWKAHGVDEDTAALIDGSHRTAVRSYLTAKRWSVLERTSLSLFKTYGLPTPQRDSELHGVVAVTAHLD from the coding sequence ATGACCCGAACTGAGCACGACAGCTGGGATCTCCGATCGAGTGTCGGAACGGCCGCTACCATGGTCGCCGCCGCGCGCGCCATCGCGAGTCGACAACCGCAATCCATCATCAACGACCCGTGGGCAGCACCGCTCGTCGAAGCGGTCGGCATCACGCCGCTGACTCGGATGGTCGAACTCGGCATGCCCCCGGCCGATGACACACTCGCCCCCGAAAAGCGACTCCAACCGATGATCGACTCGTTCGCGGTGCGGACCCGCTTCTTCGACGAGTTCTTCGTCGGTGCCACGGGCGCCGGAATCCGCCAGGTCGTGATACTGGCGGCCGGACTGGATGCGCGTGCCTACCGACTGTGGTGGCCGCCAAAGACGGTCATCTACGAAGTGGATCTGCCCAGTGTGTTGTCGCTGAAGGCGGACGTGTTCTCCCGACTCGGCGTGAAACCGGCTGTTGAGCATCGGAGGGTCTCGTGTGACCTGCGCGAGGATTGGGCAAAAGTGTTGTGCCAATCCGGATTCGACCGATCAGAGCCGACCGCCTGGAGCGCTGAGGAACTTCTGGTGCACCGACCGACCGAGTGGCAGGAGCGCCTTTTCGACAGCATCACGGACCTGAGTGCGGTGGGATCGCGCCTGTGCACCGAGTACCACGCGGAAAGCTCCGGAGAAGACGTCAGGCGAACGAGAATCAGTGCGCGGTGGAAGGCCCACGGCGTGGACGAGGACACGGCAGCGTTGATCGACGGTAGTCACCGCACCGCCGTGCGCAGCTATCTGACGGCTAAGCGGTGGAGTGTATTGGAGCGGACCTCTCTGAGCCTGTTCAAGACATACGGGCTTCCCACTCCGCAACGTGACTCCGAGCTACACGGCGTCGTGGCCGTCACCGCACATCTCGACTAG
- a CDS encoding TetR/AcrR family transcriptional regulator, translating into MQGGLAAFNHEKVRQAASVSGSQLNHYFEDRQDLIRAVVARQIDTVLDFHRQPKLGGLDTFADWENWADLNVRYLRKIGFRGTATYHALAGQLAKSDEDTRLIFADGYRRWITLLEDSFARMRSRGLLVKTADPRRLATVVVSLHQGAGILAFAYRQEWPLIEVTRFVVAYLRGFAKDPAERAPRRHRRSRRPTPIHAEPLPDPGFTRKGMATRQRIVEGAAELILQRGVSGTSLEDVRLALGVSGSQLSHYFGDKRDLIRQVIAARTDFVIDFHRQPQMAGLDTLRSLHRWADMCWAQAGENYIENGCVYGSLTAELLEADDVVLDDLATGYDRWLTLFRDGLSRMAQHEDVVAEFDPRHLAAILVAAHQGSTMLTHITQTAEPFKFAIDAALAYVESFTKSGPGKSGPRNLGARIAS; encoded by the coding sequence ATGCAAGGTGGATTGGCCGCGTTCAACCACGAGAAGGTTCGCCAAGCGGCCTCCGTGAGTGGTTCTCAACTCAATCACTATTTCGAGGACCGGCAGGACCTGATCCGTGCCGTCGTTGCGCGCCAGATCGACACCGTTCTCGACTTCCATCGGCAACCCAAACTGGGCGGACTGGACACCTTCGCCGATTGGGAGAACTGGGCCGACCTCAACGTCCGCTATCTTCGGAAAATTGGGTTCCGCGGGACGGCGACCTATCACGCGCTGGCCGGTCAGCTAGCCAAGTCCGACGAAGACACGCGGCTGATATTCGCCGACGGTTACCGGCGGTGGATCACCCTGCTGGAAGACTCTTTCGCACGGATGAGAAGTCGCGGTCTGCTCGTGAAGACGGCCGATCCGCGCCGCCTCGCGACCGTCGTGGTCAGCCTGCATCAAGGCGCGGGGATTCTGGCGTTCGCCTACCGTCAGGAATGGCCCCTAATCGAGGTCACCCGGTTCGTCGTCGCCTACCTACGCGGGTTCGCCAAGGATCCCGCAGAACGCGCTCCGCGACGACATCGTCGCAGCCGCCGGCCGACTCCCATTCACGCTGAACCGCTGCCGGATCCGGGTTTTACCCGCAAAGGCATGGCCACGAGGCAGCGGATCGTCGAGGGAGCCGCCGAATTGATCCTGCAGCGCGGGGTCAGCGGCACCAGCCTGGAGGATGTCCGACTCGCGCTCGGCGTCAGTGGATCGCAACTGTCGCACTATTTCGGTGACAAACGGGATCTGATCCGCCAAGTCATCGCTGCGCGCACGGATTTCGTCATTGACTTCCACCGTCAGCCCCAGATGGCGGGTCTGGACACATTGCGGTCGCTGCACCGATGGGCGGATATGTGCTGGGCACAAGCCGGAGAGAACTACATTGAAAACGGCTGCGTGTACGGGTCGCTGACGGCGGAACTTCTCGAAGCTGATGATGTCGTCCTGGACGATCTCGCCACGGGATACGACCGATGGCTCACCCTGTTCCGCGACGGTCTGTCACGGATGGCGCAACACGAGGACGTCGTGGCTGAGTTCGACCCCCGCCATCTCGCGGCGATCCTGGTCGCCGCGCATCAGGGCAGCACGATGCTGACCCACATCACCCAAACCGCCGAACCGTTCAAGTTTGCGATCGACGCGGCCTTGGCCTATGTCGAGTCGTTCACGAAGTCCGGTCCCGGGAAGTCAGGTCCCCGAAACCTCGGCGCGCGCATCGCGTCTTGA
- a CDS encoding cytochrome P450 yields the protein MPTITVEDVSRRLIEPAFYADEDAFHEGMTLLRDHAPVVRVDHDPRYQPFWAITSHADVLRIERDHDLFTNAPRTILEAAEVGLKLREMRLAGKGTRNLVHLDGAYHRSMRAVGAEWFRPKVMRELQSTIRALAKRYVDLMADSAECEFVHEVAVAFPGYVIMSLLGLPEADYPMLQRWTRELFGHNDEDTRRGDTSADMVRVLADFTAYFNEVTAYRRAAPADDLASAIANARIDGQLLSEEEASSYYRLIASAGHDTTKACIAGGLLAIIEHPDQHRRLRADLGLLATGVDEMIRWTTPVKSFLRTASADTVVHGIPLAAGSTVAMIYPAANRDPGVFHEPNRFDVGRVDNKHLGFGAGVHFCLGAALARMEISIFFEELIPRLNRIELAGEPCYSSTLFVGGLKHLPIRYRMR from the coding sequence ATGCCAACGATCACCGTCGAGGACGTCTCCCGCCGGCTGATTGAGCCCGCGTTTTACGCGGACGAAGATGCATTCCACGAAGGCATGACGCTGTTGCGTGACCATGCGCCCGTCGTCCGCGTCGATCACGACCCGCGATACCAGCCGTTCTGGGCGATCACCAGCCATGCCGACGTCCTGCGTATCGAGCGCGATCACGATCTCTTCACCAACGCCCCCCGCACCATTCTGGAAGCCGCAGAAGTGGGGCTGAAGCTGCGCGAAATGCGCCTTGCGGGCAAGGGAACCCGCAACCTCGTGCACCTCGATGGCGCCTACCACCGATCGATGAGGGCCGTCGGTGCCGAATGGTTCCGCCCGAAAGTCATGCGTGAACTTCAGAGCACGATCCGCGCCCTTGCCAAACGCTACGTCGACCTGATGGCCGACAGCGCAGAATGTGAATTCGTCCACGAGGTTGCCGTCGCCTTCCCCGGTTACGTCATCATGTCTTTGCTGGGCCTACCTGAGGCCGACTACCCGATGCTGCAGCGCTGGACGCGAGAACTGTTCGGGCACAATGACGAAGACACCCGCCGCGGGGACACCAGCGCGGACATGGTGCGGGTCCTGGCGGACTTCACGGCCTATTTCAATGAGGTGACGGCGTATCGGCGCGCAGCCCCCGCCGATGACCTTGCCTCTGCGATAGCCAACGCACGCATCGACGGCCAATTGCTCTCCGAGGAAGAGGCGTCGTCGTACTACCGCCTCATCGCGTCTGCCGGTCACGACACCACCAAGGCCTGCATCGCCGGCGGTCTGCTGGCCATCATCGAGCACCCCGACCAGCACCGTCGACTGCGTGCCGATCTAGGACTGCTGGCCACCGGCGTCGACGAGATGATCCGGTGGACCACGCCCGTGAAGTCCTTCCTGCGCACAGCCAGCGCCGACACGGTCGTGCACGGCATCCCGCTGGCCGCGGGCAGCACTGTCGCCATGATCTACCCGGCCGCCAACCGCGACCCCGGTGTCTTTCACGAGCCGAACCGATTCGACGTCGGCCGGGTCGACAACAAGCACTTGGGTTTTGGCGCCGGTGTCCACTTCTGCCTCGGAGCCGCGCTGGCACGGATGGAGATCTCGATATTCTTCGAGGAGCTCATTCCGCGCCTCAACCGCATCGAGCTGGCCGGCGAACCCTGTTACTCGTCAACGCTTTTCGTCGGTGGACTCAAGCATCTGCCGATCCGCTACCGGATGCGTTGA